The Kitasatospora sp. NBC_00240 genome contains a region encoding:
- a CDS encoding helix-turn-helix domain-containing protein, with the protein MTTEPAPNESLCRSCGKPFPRGTIGRPAVFCSRDCRISASRAAGAPVSPHPREVRRAVSDGRQVAAVGQDMIARLHALIDLACLPEPSSNTVALQAYRDLGSVYEALGAAVVEQSRERQASWAQVGTALFVSEDTARKRWPAQNVDKILATWRISAPRRPVAPPTSARALRRAPRPRTAEPRRAPAQPGDAQRGGSAGPGQDSAGAHPQEQSQVPPPTNPGEAARLLTTALSQLQRAGGKTLRVLARDAGISPSYVTRLLAGERLPSWQVVRSLAAACDADASSLRGLWEAARGTPLQPRADARAQDAAATLHDIVSDLHLAAARPTPSVICKMAKGRLRTRDVTALLESGRVPDWSVVDQVVTVLHGQSADLQPLWNQAQCQAAATFHPAPTEHATAVRTGTAACSPPAGSFG; encoded by the coding sequence GTGACCACTGAACCGGCCCCCAACGAGTCCCTGTGCCGCAGCTGCGGCAAGCCGTTCCCGCGCGGCACCATCGGGCGCCCGGCCGTCTTCTGCTCCCGCGACTGCCGCATCTCCGCGAGCCGCGCGGCCGGCGCCCCCGTCAGCCCCCACCCCCGTGAGGTGCGCCGGGCCGTCAGCGACGGCCGACAGGTCGCCGCCGTAGGCCAGGACATGATCGCGCGCCTGCACGCGCTCATCGACCTCGCCTGCCTGCCCGAGCCGTCCTCTAACACCGTGGCCCTGCAGGCCTACCGCGACCTCGGCAGCGTCTACGAGGCCCTCGGCGCCGCCGTCGTGGAGCAGTCCCGCGAGCGACAGGCGAGCTGGGCCCAGGTCGGCACCGCGCTGTTCGTCAGCGAGGACACCGCCCGCAAGCGCTGGCCCGCCCAGAACGTCGACAAGATCCTCGCTACCTGGCGCATCAGCGCGCCCCGCCGTCCCGTCGCACCCCCCACCTCGGCCAGGGCCCTGCGCCGCGCACCCCGACCTCGGACTGCCGAGCCGCGCCGGGCCCCGGCCCAGCCGGGCGACGCGCAGCGCGGCGGGTCCGCCGGCCCCGGCCAGGACAGTGCAGGCGCCCACCCTCAGGAGCAATCCCAGGTCCCGCCCCCGACGAATCCCGGCGAAGCCGCCCGGCTGCTGACGACAGCTCTCTCACAACTGCAGCGCGCCGGCGGCAAAACCCTGCGCGTTCTCGCCCGCGACGCCGGCATCTCGCCGTCCTACGTCACCCGCCTCCTCGCCGGGGAGCGCCTTCCCTCCTGGCAGGTCGTCCGCAGCCTGGCTGCCGCCTGCGACGCGGACGCCTCCTCCCTGCGCGGCCTGTGGGAGGCCGCACGCGGCACCCCGCTCCAGCCCCGCGCCGACGCCCGCGCGCAAGACGCGGCGGCGACCCTGCACGACATCGTCTCCGACCTCCACCTCGCCGCTGCCCGGCCGACCCCGTCGGTGATCTGCAAGATGGCAAAGGGGCGCCTGCGCACCCGCGACGTCACGGCCCTGCTGGAGAGCGGCCGGGTTCCCGACTGGAGCGTCGTCGACCAGGTCGTCACCGTCCTGCACGGACAGTCCGCTGACCTGCAGCCGCTGTGGAATCAGGCCCAGTGCCAGGCCGCGGCCACGTTCCACCCGGCTCCTACCGAGCACGCCACCGCGGTCCGCACAGGCACCGCCGCCTGCTCGCCGCCCGCAGGCTCCTTCGGCTGA
- a CDS encoding restriction endonuclease, with the protein MTTRRRSRFRRPRGPVEHVAAGIVALAGAVLVLRMVLAVGRVLLGAWPLLVVAAGCALVVAVVIRLRRAAAQRRRGERLARLRLTLAEVDALSDRQFEFALRDLLIRDGWSARQVGQQGDQAADVIGRHPRRGRIVLQAKHTKVGGKVGSQVMYQVKGTAGPAHRADIAVVVTNGTFTRDAKTWGDKHQIHWVDRDRLRAWAEQGVALNDLLGLRDGARRRAFGRPAP; encoded by the coding sequence GTGACGACCAGGCGCCGCAGCCGGTTCCGCAGACCGCGTGGCCCTGTCGAGCACGTCGCGGCCGGCATCGTCGCGCTCGCGGGCGCGGTGCTGGTGCTGCGCATGGTCCTGGCCGTGGGGCGGGTTCTGCTCGGAGCTTGGCCGCTCCTTGTGGTGGCGGCGGGGTGCGCGCTGGTCGTCGCTGTGGTGATCCGCCTGCGCCGGGCCGCGGCGCAGCGCAGGCGCGGCGAGCGGCTGGCGAGGCTTCGGCTGACCCTGGCCGAGGTCGATGCCCTGTCGGACCGGCAGTTCGAGTTCGCGCTGCGCGACCTGCTGATCCGCGACGGCTGGTCGGCCCGCCAGGTCGGCCAGCAGGGCGACCAGGCCGCCGACGTCATCGGCCGCCACCCGCGGCGCGGACGGATTGTCCTGCAGGCCAAGCACACCAAGGTCGGCGGCAAGGTCGGCTCCCAGGTGATGTACCAGGTGAAGGGGACAGCCGGCCCTGCCCACCGCGCCGACATCGCCGTCGTCGTCACCAACGGCACCTTCACCCGCGATGCCAAGACCTGGGGCGACAAGCACCAGATCCACTGGGTCGACCGCGACCGGCTGCGCGCCTGGGCCGAACAGGGTGTCGCCCTGAACGATCTTCTGGGCCTGCGGGACGGGGCGCGGAGGCGGGCCTTCGGACGGCCGGCGCCGTGA
- a CDS encoding ParA family protein has protein sequence MTAPYSPDDREKVVAKLPAGLRQELKIRAAELGVDIKDAVTDGVHAWRADSVSRPQVDLAGGTSFATYFPTGLYGELKDDCKKRGVAANQGIAQAVRLWLDTHPSPRRLPRSTGARRLIFGNQKGGVGKTATANGTAQGLAEVGNRVLLIDFDPQGHLTKQLGYPMLDIDEPSLAKHMLGEGKGELRDLLVPIEESGFGGRLFLLPACRDAFLLDAKLATSRHVRIKETALEKALEPLEKEYDYIVVDCPPSLGYSMDTALYYSRTRDGEANYSSGVVIPVLAEDSSADAFDMLADQIQDLSEDMGIDIAMLGFIVNMYDSRKGYIATSSLAAWQEIGDPPVIAVVPELKEQREAVRLKQPLLTYAPDCEQSEAMRSIAQQVMAA, from the coding sequence ATGACTGCCCCTTACTCCCCAGATGATCGGGAAAAGGTAGTCGCCAAGTTGCCCGCAGGCTTGCGGCAGGAGCTGAAGATCCGCGCAGCTGAGCTGGGCGTGGACATTAAGGACGCCGTCACTGACGGCGTCCACGCTTGGCGCGCCGATTCCGTTTCCCGTCCACAGGTCGATCTCGCCGGCGGCACCTCCTTCGCCACCTACTTCCCCACCGGGTTGTACGGGGAGCTCAAGGACGACTGCAAGAAGCGCGGGGTCGCAGCTAATCAGGGCATTGCGCAGGCGGTGCGACTGTGGCTGGACACCCATCCATCGCCGCGCCGACTGCCCCGGTCTACCGGGGCCCGGCGCCTGATCTTCGGCAACCAAAAGGGCGGTGTGGGCAAGACCGCCACGGCGAACGGCACCGCTCAGGGCCTCGCAGAGGTCGGCAACCGGGTGCTGCTCATCGACTTCGATCCGCAGGGCCACCTGACCAAGCAGCTCGGCTACCCAATGCTCGACATCGACGAGCCGAGCCTGGCCAAGCACATGCTGGGCGAGGGCAAGGGTGAATTGCGCGACCTGCTGGTCCCGATAGAGGAAAGCGGCTTCGGTGGCCGGCTGTTCCTGCTGCCGGCCTGCCGCGACGCGTTCCTCCTGGACGCAAAGCTGGCCACCAGCCGCCACGTCCGTATCAAGGAAACCGCACTGGAGAAGGCCTTGGAGCCGCTGGAAAAGGAGTACGACTACATCGTGGTCGACTGCCCTCCGAGCCTGGGCTACTCCATGGACACCGCGCTGTACTACTCCCGCACACGGGACGGCGAGGCCAACTACTCTTCCGGCGTAGTCATTCCTGTCTTGGCCGAGGACTCCTCCGCCGACGCCTTCGACATGCTCGCCGACCAAATCCAGGACCTCTCCGAAGACATGGGGATCGACATCGCCATGCTCGGCTTCATCGTCAATATGTACGACAGCCGCAAGGGCTACATCGCCACCTCCTCCCTCGCCGCTTGGCAGGAGATCGGCGATCCGCCGGTCATCGCCGTCGTACCTGAGCTGAAGGAGCAGCGCGAAGCCGTCCGGCTCAAGCAGCCCCTGTTGACCTACGCACCGGATTGTGAGCAGTCCGAGGCCATGCGTTCCATCGCCCAGCAGGTGATGGCAGCATGA
- a CDS encoding ParB/RepB/Spo0J family partition protein, with product MSVADRLGAGSSFGSARTRSARGRAKAVTQGDVPEYELVRLRLPEVSPTPLNPRRNFGTDEELTRFGEELRTVQLAACVAVTRTAYLALWPEHEDRIGAADWVLVNGERRYRSAVHVGLEAMDFVVRDDLASTRENFVDHLLKENLEREDFDVIERARGVQQLVEVCSEEYDKGARARAAERLGKDRSWITNQLALLRLPEQIQAMLSSGEMPERDGRLLARHCKDHPELDSTDLIAHLKDVRAQEAAERQEERALLQEAKERRGAGDVLSADNTPASAAHQVSEAKAPTLVLSADNTNVGEAGALEAQRSAVAVLSADNTETTDVPEQRAPARPGVLSADNTGTTDTASRRSSFTELAARALVHQLGATIDEQAKTLAAGMNSDELESLISALHEYL from the coding sequence ATGAGCGTCGCTGACCGCCTCGGTGCCGGGTCATCCTTCGGCAGCGCCCGAACCCGTAGTGCGCGAGGCCGCGCGAAAGCCGTCACCCAGGGCGACGTCCCTGAGTACGAGCTTGTCCGGCTGCGTCTCCCCGAGGTCTCTCCCACTCCGCTCAACCCCCGCCGAAACTTCGGCACCGACGAAGAGCTGACCCGATTCGGCGAAGAGCTGCGCACCGTACAGCTGGCTGCGTGCGTCGCGGTTACCCGTACCGCCTACCTCGCGCTGTGGCCCGAGCACGAAGATCGGATCGGCGCTGCCGACTGGGTGCTGGTTAACGGCGAGCGTCGCTACCGCAGCGCCGTCCACGTCGGGCTTGAAGCGATGGACTTCGTCGTGCGCGACGACCTGGCTTCCACCCGCGAAAACTTCGTCGACCATCTGCTGAAGGAGAACCTCGAACGGGAGGACTTCGACGTCATCGAGCGTGCCCGCGGCGTCCAGCAGCTGGTGGAAGTGTGCAGCGAGGAGTACGACAAGGGTGCCCGGGCCCGTGCAGCCGAGCGCTTGGGCAAAGATCGTTCCTGGATCACCAACCAGCTCGCGCTGCTGCGCCTGCCCGAGCAGATCCAGGCGATGCTTAGCTCCGGTGAGATGCCGGAACGCGACGGCCGACTGCTGGCCAGGCACTGCAAGGACCATCCTGAGCTGGACTCGACCGACCTGATCGCCCATCTGAAGGACGTTCGGGCTCAAGAAGCAGCGGAGCGGCAAGAGGAGCGTGCCCTCCTACAGGAGGCCAAGGAGCGCCGAGGGGCCGGCGATGTGTTGTCCGCGGACAACACGCCGGCTTCAGCAGCCCACCAGGTCTCCGAGGCAAAGGCGCCCACGTTGGTGTTGTCCGCGGACAACACCAACGTGGGCGAGGCGGGCGCTCTGGAGGCCCAGCGGAGCGCAGTGGCTGTGTTGTCCGCGGACAACACAGAGACGACGGACGTTCCCGAGCAGAGAGCGCCCGCGCGGCCAGGCGTGTTGTCCGCGGACAACACAGGGACGACGGACACCGCTTCCCGTCGTAGCTCCTTCACCGAGCTCGCTGCCAGGGCCCTCGTGCACCAGTTGGGCGCCACCATCGATGAGCAGGCAAAGACGCTGGCGGCAGGAATGAACTCGGATGAGCTGGAGTCTTTGATCAGCGCACTGCACGAGTACCTGTAA